The following nucleotide sequence is from Opitutia bacterium.
CGAGACTCGCATTTTCACGCTGGACGACCCCATCAAGGCCACCGGCGCATGGCGGAAGTCCGTGCCGCTCTCCGACCTCACTCCCACTCGCCTCGCGTTCAACGAGGGCTGCACCGTCTTTTTCCGCGCCATGCCCGACGGTTCGTTCGTCGGCAGCACGCAAGGCGAAGGTTGCACCAGCGACCTTCGTGGCGCGACCCACGCAACCACCGAGGCCACTTTAACTTCCGACAAAATAATCTGGTGGGAACGCGGCTTCAACGCCGCTGGCCGCCAAGTCTGGGGCTCCGCCGCCGGCGGCTACGTTTTCAAGCGCGTCGTCGCGCCCTGAGCCGCCTCACGGCCGCACGAGCAGCAGGTCGCTCCATTCGCCCATCACGCGCGCATCCACGCGCCAGCTCGGCGCCGCCGCCGCAAAAGCCGCCCGCACGTCCGCCAACTCGCGCTCGAGGATTCCGCTGAGCACCAGCCAGCCGCCGGGCGCCACCGCACCGAGCAACTCGCCCGTGAAGCGCACCAGCACATCCGCTTGGATGTTGGCCATCACCAACCCCGCCGGAGCATTTTCCCAGCCGCTCGTGAGATCGCCCACGAAAAACTCCACGCGCCCGCTCAACTGATTCAGCGCCGCATTCTCCTCGCTGACCCGAATCGCCTCCGGGTCGTTGTCGAAACCGCTGACTTCGCGAAAACCCAGCAACGCCGCCGACAGCGCGAGGATGCCCGAGCCGCAACCCGCATCGATCACGCGCACCGACGTGCCCTTTTCCGCCGCGAACGCCACCAATCGCTCCGCCACGAGCCGCGTCGTCTCGTGATTCCCCGTGCCGAACGCCATGCCCGGGTCGAGCCACAGCACCTTCTCACCCGCCGGCAACCGGAACGTCTCGCGCTCCCAGACCGGCACCCAGTGCAACGGACCGAAAGCCGACGCCTTGAAGTGCGCCTTGTAGCTGTCCTTCCAATCGGCATCAGGCAACTCGCGCACTTCCGGTTCGCCGCGCAACCAGTCGCTTCCCAACACGGCCGCGAAAGCCTTCCAGCTCTCCTCCGCCTGCGCCCGCGAGTCGAAATACCCCGTCAGCCACGCCCGGGCGCTCGGCTTGTCCTCGAGCACCATCAGCCGCTGCTCCTCGCGCTCCGCGAGCAAGTCCTCGATCTCCGGCACCGCGCCGAGCGCCACCTCGATCTTGAACTCATGCACCGCCGGCTTCGCAGGCGCCGCCGCCTTGTCGCTCATCCGCGCGATCACGGCCGGCAACAGCTGGTGCTCCGCCGCGTGCACTTTTTCCGCCAGCGTCTCGAGCGTTTCCCCCGGCACGATCGGCACGCGCGCCTGCGCGATGATTTCGCCGCCGTCGACTTCGATGGTCACGTGATGCACCGTGCAACCGGTCTCAGTCACGCCGGCGCGCAACGCCTGGCCAATGCCGTCGAGCCCCGGGAACGCCGGCAGCAAACTCGGGTGCAGATTGATGATCTTCCCGGCAAACGCGTTGAGAAAACCCGGCTTCAGCACGCGCATGAACCCCGCAAGCACCACCAAATCCGGCGCACACGCCCGCACGGCGGCGATGAATCGCTCCTCGCCTGCGCCCTCGAGCTTCGTCTTGAACGGCGCGGGGTCGACGAACGTCGCCGGCACGCCGAAGCGCGACCCGAGCGCGAGGATGCCCGCCTCCGGTTTGTCGGAAAAGATGTGCACGACCTGCGCGCGGCCGAGCCGGCCCGCGCGCTGCGCCTGCAGAATGGCTTCCGCGTTGCTTCCCCGACCCGAGCCAAGAATCACGATACGCATCGTCCCAAATGGAGGCGGAAAGCGCCGCTCCTGCACAACGCTAATTTCATGCGGCCCCGCGCTCAGCTTCGGCTTCGCCCTGCGCATCTCCTTCGACAAGAAAATCCACCAAGTCGCCCGTATCTTCTTCGCACGATCCAGCAGCACTCTTTCGTCTCCGAGCTCGATGTGCAGCCGGGAGACGAGCTCGTTAGCACCAACGATCGGCCCGTCTCTGAATTCTCCGCCGGGATGGCGATGGGCCCCGAACTCGGAAAATTGCTTCTCGCGCCAGCCCGGCGACTCGCTCGACCTGGGCCTCGTCCGCCACCGGCCCGGCAAGACAACGGTGACCGTCGCGCCTGCTGCCGGTGCCCTAACGCATTTTCAAAAATAATGTAGTCGGGGCGCTGACCCCGGAAAGGGGCTTTCCCGCGGGAAGAGGCGCCGACCGGGCTCAGCGAGCCCGGCTACAGAAAAACAGAAAAGGCTCAGACTTCCCCCGCCGCCTTGATCTTCGCGATCAGCGCCGTGGTGCTGAAGCCCGCGAGGAAAGGCAGGAACTCGATCTGCGCGCCGCACGCCTGCAGCGCCCCGCGCTCGTCGGGATCGAGTTTCTCGAGCGTGTAGTCGCCCGCCTTCACGTAGACGTCCGGCCGCAACGCGCGGATTTCCGCCGTCAGCCTCTTCTCGCGAAAAACCACCACCGCGTTGACGCACGCGAGCGCCGCCAGCGCGTAGGCGCGCTCGGTCTCGGTCTGCACCGGACGCAGCGGGCCCTTCAGTTGCTTCACGCTGGCGTCGGCATTCAGCGCGATGAAGAGCGCATCGCCGCGCGCCCGCGCCTGCTGGAGATAGAAAAGGTGCCCCGTGTGCAGCAGGTCGAACACGCCGTTGGTCAACACCACGCGTTTGCCGGCCGCGCGCAACTGATCGCGCAGGGCAACAGCTCCGGCGAGGGAGAACAGCTTGGGGTTCGGCAGTTGATCGGCGGGCGAACTCACGCCACGAGCACACACGGCCGCGCCGCGGAAGTAAACTCAACTATGCCGGCCGAGCCGGCTGGGACCGCCGCGACGGACGCGTTCACCGCTCAGCTGCCGGCCGGATACAGGCAATCGATCTCGATTTTCTCTCCGCAGGAGCACGTGACGATGAGGCGCGTGATCTTGTCGCCTTCCTTCACCGCTTCGACGTGCGGTCCGCTGGGCGCGGCGCGCACGAGTCCCTGCTCGCCATGCGCGTGCTGCTTTTGCGGGCTGCGCAGGGGCTGGGTATCGAGTGGTTTTTTGCCGAGGAGGAAAGGTTTCATGGATGAGTCGAGGCGGCCTCTCCGCCGCGGCCGGAGGTGCCGAGGCCGCGAAGTTCGGCGAGCTTGGCGGAGCGGTTCTTCGCGGTCAGCGTCAGGCTGAGCGTAATGCGCTGGTTCGCGTCCGCAGTGGGCGGCTGGCCATCGAGCGGGCGCGTGTCGGCGTAGCCGGTCACTCGCTCGATCAATTTCTCCTCCACGGCGTAGTGCACGAGCGCGCGGCGCGCGGCATTGGCGCGATCGGAGGAGAGTTCCCAAAGGCCGTAGTCCTCCTTCTTCATCTCCAGCCCCGATTTCGTGTGGCCGTCGATCGTGACGCGGAATTGATGACGGTCGATCGTCCAGGCGATGCTTTGCATCACGAACCGGCCCCATTCGGTGAATTCGGGCGAATCGCCCTCGAAAAGCGGATGCTTGGCGCGATCGAAGAGCGTCAGGCGCAGGCCGTCGGAGGTCACCTGCACGTCGATCGGCTTCTGGTCGAGATTTTCGTCGAGGTGGAGCAGTCGGTAGAAATCGGCGGCGACGGAATTGAGGAAGCTCAGCTGGATCTGCTTGTCCTTGTCGGTGGGCTTTTCCTTGCCCGCGCTTTCGTCGTCCTTCTTTCCCTCGGAGGACTGCTGCTGATTGTCCTTGTTGAAAGGCATGATGCCCGAGTGGTCCTCCATCGGGGAACTGAACGGGTTCTGGAAATACTTCGAGGTGGCGATGAGGATTTTTTTGTCCTGGGCCGAGATCCACAGGACCATGAAAAGCGCCATCATCGCGGTCACGAAGTCCGCGTAGGCCACTTTCCATGCACCACCTCCGCCGCCGGCTGCCATGGTTAGGAGAAGTCCCCAGTGACAAGGGACAAGTGACAAGAGCCGGAAAAACCGGCGCACGGCGGCGTCGGGAGAGCGGCTCTGGGAACTTGGAACTTGTTACTTTCCACTTCGGTTTATTTGCCCGTGCCGAGGCTCTTCACCGCGGCTTCGAGCTCGTCGGCGCCGGGTTGGACGTTGCTGTCGAGAGAACGGCGCGCGATCTCGACGGCGGTGAGGGGCGCGAGGCCCTTCGCGAAGCCGGCCACGGCCTGCATGATGCACTTCAAGGCGAGCTGGTCGGCGGCGTCGTTGAACTTGATGCGGTTGGCCAGCGGGTTGACGAAGCCGTAGGCGACGAAAATGCCGAGCAGCGTGCCGGTGAGCGCGGCGGCGACGCGTTCGCCGACGACCTCCGGGCCGTCCGCGATCGCGGCCATCGTGTTGATGATGCCGAGCACCGCCGCGACGATGCCGATGCCGGGCAGCGAGTCGCCGACGAGCGAGAGGATGTGCACCGGATGCTCCGCCTCCTCTTTTTTCGCCGCGAGTTCGGCGGACATGAGGCTTTCGAGCTGGTCGGGCTTGATTTTGCCGTCGATGACGGGCTTCAGGCCGTTGCAGAGAAACTGGAGTCGCTCGTGGTGATTCGCGAGCGACGGATAGCGCTGGAAAATCGAGCTCTTGCTCGGATCCATCACGTGTTCTTCGAGCGCGATGAGTCCGTTTCTACGGCCGGTCATGAACAGCTCGTAGAGCAGCTTCAGCAGCTCGAAATAGTCCTCCTTGCCGGGCGCCTTGCCTTTGATCGTCCCCTGGACCTTGTGAATGATCTCCTTCAGCACGTGCCCCGGGCTGGCGATGATCAACACGCCCGCCGCCACGCCAAGGATGACGACGAACTCCGACAAGTGGAGCAGCACCATGGGCTGGCCACCCGCGATCATGAAACCGCCCAGGGTGGACGCGAAAACTACGGCAGCTCCGATGAGGACGAGCATGAGGGGCGGTCAGCGGTTGCGGGCGCGACCGAGGAAGGCGCGCAGACCGAGGATGGTCTGCGAGTGGATTTGGCAGATGCGCGACTCCGTCAGGCCGAAAACGGCAGCGATTTCGGCCAGGCGCATGTTTTCGAAATAATACATGGCAAGTATCTTCCTCTGGATATCGGGCAATTCCGTCATCCGTTGAGTGAGAAGTTGCAGCAGCTCCTGTTTCTCGAGCGTGTCGCGGCCGGTCGTATCGTGTTCATCGGCCAGCAGTTCGTGCAACGAGGCCCCTTCGGACTCCTCGCCTTCGGCATGCTGGTCGAGCGCGATGAAGGTCACCGGGCGCGATTCGTCGAGCCACTTGGCGTATTCGACGTGGCTCAGGCCGAGCTCTTCGCAGATCTCGTCCTCGGTGGCGGTGCGGCCGAGCTTTTGCTCGAGCTCGTTGATCGCCTCCTTGAGCTTGCGGGCGCGGGCGCGCGTGCGGCGCGGGCACCAGTCCATGCGACGGAGCTCGTCGAGGACGGCGCCGCGGATGCGCATCGCGGCGTAGCCGGCAAAGGTGTTGCCCTGCTCCGGATCGTATTTGCGCACGGCGGCGATGAGGCCGGTGACGCCGACGCTGTAGAGGTCGTCTGCGTCGATGTGCGGCGGGAGGGTGAGTTTGATGCGGTCCACGACATTGCGGACCAACGGCAGGAAGCGCTCGATAAGATCCTTCTCATCGACAGCGCCCGAAGTCCCCGCGTAGGCGCGCCAGGCGGCCGTAGCAGGGGCGGTGGGTGTGGCATCCATGCCGCGTGCGAGTGCTGCAGCGGCGTTTTTCATGACTTCAGGGGCGAGAGTTCCGGCTTGGTCTTGGCGACCTCGGCGGCGGCGGCCCGTTGCCGGGCGGCCATGGTTTCACGCAAGCCGTCGAGCATGATGCTCCACAGCCAGCGAAAGAGGAGAGCGCCGATGAGACAGCCCACGGCGCCATCGAAGAAAATTCGGTCGGGCCCGCGGCCCATGTAGAGAGCGGTGCCCGCGGCGAGCGCGAACCCCAGCAGACCTCCGAGAAGAAAGACGTAGCGCATGATCAGGCGGCGGTGTTGAGGGCGGTGGCAGCGGCGACTTCGTCCTCGTCGTCGATGTCCGCGGGTTCGGGCTGCACGGTGGTCTCCGCGACCGGCATGGTGCGGCGCGCGACGGCGTCGGCGGCGTCCACCTCGAGATCGCTCGTGAGCGACGGACCGGTGGCGAGGAACAGCGGCTCGAGGTCGCCATCGAGCAGGTAATCCCACAGGCGGCCCCACTGGGAAACTTCGTCGAGGTGCGTGAAGACAACATGCGTCGCACCGAGATCGCGGCCGGCGGCGTAAGCCGAGCGCAGCGTCGAGTGATCGTAGGCGGCGTTCAACACGAGCACGCGCTCGGTGATCTTCTCGGTGTCGAGGAAGCGAGCGATCGAGGCGTTCTCGCTCGGATTGCGCAGCGACAGGCCGGGCAGGTCGAAGTAAACGAAACCGCCCTCCGTCGCCGGCTCGGTCGACGCGGGGAAATGCGCGAGCGGCACGCCGAGCGCCTCGCAGAACACCGGCAGCTGGCCGGGCGAATTCGGACGATCGAACTCCGCGGTGACGACGTGCCCGATGCGGGCGCGGCGGAAAACTTCCGCGGAAAGCCATTTGCAGAGCGCCGTCGTGCGACCGACACCGGGCGTGCCGAGGAACGCCGCGCGGCTGAGCGGCGCGCGGGTTGCGCGTTGCGCGGCGAGATCGCGGAGATGGTTGCCGGTCTCGACCAGCGCGCGGTGCAGCGGCAACTCCTCGAGGCGGCGCCATTCGGGGGCGCGTTCGAGGCGGGCGAGCAGAGACTCGGAGAAACCGGAGCGGCGGAGCAGCTCGGGCAGGGTCATCTTCGGCGCGCGGATCATCGAGCGCGGCGCGCGCACGCGGCCGGCGGAGACGGCTTCGTTGGCCGCGCCGAGTTCGCTGAGGACGGCTTTCGGCTCGGCGACGACTTCGGGCGCGGGCGCCGGAGCCGGCTCGGGCGCGAGGATTTGCGCGATGACTTCGAGTTTCGGAGAGGAGAACAGGCCGAGCATGCCGCCGCTCTCGACGTTGCGGACGGAGAGCACGCGGGCGTTTTCGCCGAGTTGCTCGCGGATGACGCGCGCGGCTTCGTCGGCGTTTTTCACCACGAAGCGGTAGCAGGAAGCGGCGGAAGATTGGGGCGCGGTGGACATGGCGGGATCAGGCGGCGGCCTTCAGGTTGTCGTTGCGGGCGAGGAGGTGCGCGGGAGCGGTGACGATGCCGGCGTTGTCGATCTCGGTGGACGACGGGAGCTCCTGGAACGCGAGGACCGTGAGGCGCGGGAACGACGGTTCGAGGAAGCGCTTGAGCGGGAGGCGTGTCTCGGTGGAGACGACGAGGACGGTGGGGAGGCCCTTGAGCGTGAGTTCGTTCGTGCGGCGGCTGAGTTCCTCGACGAGGTGGCGGCCCGTGGCCGGGTCGAGCGCGAGGCCGACATCGGTGGGCGAACGGTGAACTTTGGTCGCGAGCACTTGCTCGAGACGCGGGTCGAGCGTGAGGGCTTTGAGCGAACCGGGTTTCGCCTCGAACTCGGGGACGAAATACAGACCGAGGCGGCGGCGGACGAGTTCGCTGAGGTCGTCGGGATTCTTCGAGAGCGGCGCGAAATCCGCGATGCCTTCGAGGATGAGCGGGAGATTGAGGATCGCGATGTTCTCGCGGAGGAGATTCTGCAGCACGCGCTGGATGATGCCCATGTTGACGAGGTCCGGCAGGAGCTCGGCGATGAGCGCGGCGTGCGTGCCTTTGATGTGGTCGACGAGCGCCTGCACGTCCTGGCGGCCGAGGAGGTGATGGGCGTTGGCCTTGAGCGTCTCCGAAAGATGCGTGATGAGAACCGACGACGGATCGACGACCGTGAAGCTGTTCAACTCGGCGGTCTTGCGCTCGCCTTCGTCGATCCACACGGCGTCGAGGTTGAAGACCGGCTCGCGCGTCGGCATGCCGCGGAGGCGCACCGTGCTGCCGGTGACGTTCATCGCCATGAAGCGACCGGGCATCAGCGTGCCACGCGCGACCGTCTTGCCGCGGAGGAGGAAGCGGTAGTCGTTGGCCTCGAGTTCGAGATTGTCGCGGACGGAAATCGGCGGGACGACGATGCCCTTCTCGCGAGCGAGCGCCTTGCGCACGCCGGTGACGCGGGCGAGAAGGTCGCCGCCGACCTTGGCGTCGGCGAGTTGGAGAAGTCCGTAACCGATCTCGATCGCGAAGACGTCGACGTCGATGAGCTTGCGGACGTCCTCGGACTTCGCGGGCGAGACGGATTCGCCGGAGGCGCCGGCGGCGGCTTCGCCCGGTTTGCCGGAGACGCCGGACTTACCGGCTTTGGCGACAGCGGGAGCGCCCGAGGTGACGGCGGTGCCGTCGGCATCGAGAACCTTGAGCGTCTTGGCCATAAAGCCCGCGAGGAGCGCGAGGCTGGCGAACGGCAGCGTCGGCATGCCGGGCATGAGGGCGAACACGCCCATGCATCCGGCCGCGATGCCGAGGGCGCGCGGGTAACGGAAGAGCTGGCTGGTGACTTGCGTGCCGAGGTTGTTGTTGTCCGAGGCGCGCGTGACCAAGAGACCGGCACCGATGGAGATGATCAGCGCGGGAATCTGCGAGACGAGGCCGTCACCGATGGAGAGCAGCGTGAACTTCTGCAGCGACTCGCCGAGCGACATGCCCATTTGGAACACGCCGATCGCGAAACCGCCGAGAACGTTGACGAGAGTGATGAGGATGCCGGCGATCGCGTCGCCGCGCACGAACTTCGAGGCGCCGTCCATCGCGCCGTAGAAGTCGGCTTCCTTTTGGACCTTCAGGCGGCGAGTGGTGGCTTGGACTTCGTCGATGATGCCGGCGTTCAGTTCGGCATCGATGGCCATCTGCTTGCCGGGGAGCGCATCGAGCGTGAAGCGTGCGCTCACTTCAGCGATGCGGCCCGCGCCCTTCGTGATGACCACAAAGTTGATCACGACGAGAATGATGAACACCACGGCGCCGACGACGTAGTTGCCGCCGATGACGAAGTGGCCGAACCCTTCGATGATCTCGCCCGCGTAGCCGTGCGCGAGGATCTGGCGGGTTGAGCTGATGTTCAGCGCGAGGCGGAACAGCGTCAGCACGAGGAGCATCGTCGGGAAGCCCGAGAACTCCGGCGGATCCTTCACGTAGACGATCGCGAGGAGCACCAGCAGCGAGAGGCCGATGTTTAGCGCCAGCGCGAGGTCGATGAGGAACGGCGGAATCGGCAGCACCAGCAGCAGCACCGTGCCGAACAGCGCGGCGGTGAACAGCAGGTCAGCGCGCTGAAGCAGCTTGGCGATGTGGGCGTTGGAGGAGACGGGCATGGCTTAGGCGGCGTTGGTTCCGGCCGTGAGGCGGCGCGTCTTCAGCTGGTGGAAGTAGTAGCGGTGCGTGCGGTAAACGACCGCGAGGATCTGCGCGACGGCCTGGTAGAGCTCCGGCGGGATCGCCTCGCCGACCTTGCCCATCGCGAAGAGCAGGCGCGCGACCGGCTTGTTCTCGACCGTCGGCACGCCGTGTTCGGCGGCGAGCGCCTTGATGCGCTGCGCGAAACGATTCTCGCCCTTCGCGAGGATGACCGGGGCCTTGTCGACGCCGCGCTCGTATTTCAGCGCGACGGCAAAGTGCGTGGGGTTCGTCACGACGACGTCGGCCGTGGCCACGGACTCGAGCATCTGCCTTTGCAGGAGTCGGCGGGCCATGCGGCGCATCGCGCCCTTCACGTGCTGGTCGCCTTCGGAGTTCTTGGCCTCATCCTTCACTTCCTGCCGCGTCATCATCATGTCGCGGTGGGTTTTGAATTTTTCCCAGCCGTAGCTGATCGCGGCGATGACGCCGAGCGAGAGAAGCAGGCGGCCGAAGAACGCCGTGGAAGCTTCGCGCAAGAAGGTGCCGAGATACGCGGCCTCGACCGGCGCGGTGAACAGCGGATCCTCGAGCAGCGTGCGGGCGCCGAGATACAGCGCGTAGCCGATCGCGATGAGCTTCAGCACGTCGATGCCGGAACGCACCCAGGTGGCTTTCGAGAACAGGCGCTGGAGGCCGGCGACCGGGTTGAGCTGGTCGAGCTTCGGCGTGAGCACCTTGGCGGAAAGGCGGAATCCACTCTGGAAACCTCCCGCGAGCATCGCGGCGCCGGCGCAAGCGACGAGGACGGGCAGCACGACCTTCGCGCACGTGAGCAGGATGTTGCCGAGCAGGAGCGGAAACGTGTCCGTGTTCACCTGCATCAGCCGGAAATTCGTGAACATCATCACCGAATATTCGGCGACCTCGTTGGCGCTCTGCCGCACCGTGAACGCGAGCGCTCCCAGGGCCGCCGTCAGCGTGAACACGACCGTGAGCTCCTGGCTCCTCGCGAACTGACCCTTTTCCGCGGCCTCGGTGAGACGCTTCTCGGTCGGTTGCTCTGTTTTTTGGTCGTTGTCGGTGTCTGCCATCGTGGCGGGTGTTTGTCCGACCCACTTGAGCAACGCCGATGCCAAGGGTCTGCCACCGCCTGCTACGCGCAGTTCATCAACGTTTTAAATTTATTCCCGCCTCGCAAAAACGTTCCAACAGGCACTTCGTCCGGAGGCCGCAAAACTTAAG
It contains:
- a CDS encoding chromophore lyase CpcT/CpeT; this encodes MRKLLFATAALIAAPLFAGDTAATLALERLATLLTGTFSSADQSLADKNYRNTTLHAVRIWTDRADGPWIYLEQALADAPDQPYRQRVYQLALSRDDALETRIFTLDDPIKATGAWRKSVPLSDLTPTRLAFNEGCTVFFRAMPDGSFVGSTQGEGCTSDLRGATHATTEATLTSDKIIWWERGFNAAGRQVWGSAAGGYVFKRVVAP
- a CDS encoding 50S ribosomal protein L11 methyltransferase; the encoded protein is MSDKAAAPAKPAVHEFKIEVALGAVPEIEDLLAEREEQRLMVLEDKPSARAWLTGYFDSRAQAEESWKAFAAVLGSDWLRGEPEVRELPDADWKDSYKAHFKASAFGPLHWVPVWERETFRLPAGEKVLWLDPGMAFGTGNHETTRLVAERLVAFAAEKGTSVRVIDAGCGSGILALSAALLGFREVSGFDNDPEAIRVSEENAALNQLSGRVEFFVGDLTSGWENAPAGLVMANIQADVLVRFTGELLGAVAPGGWLVLSGILERELADVRAAFAAAAPSWRVDARVMGEWSDLLLVRP
- a CDS encoding adenylyltransferase/cytidyltransferase family protein; amino-acid sequence: MRAAGKRVVLTNGVFDLLHTGHLFYLQQARARGDALFIALNADASVKQLKGPLRPVQTETERAYALAALACVNAVVVFREKRLTAEIRALRPDVYVKAGDYTLEKLDPDERGALQACGAQIEFLPFLAGFSTTALIAKIKAAGEV
- a CDS encoding OmpA family protein, whose product is MAAGGGGGAWKVAYADFVTAMMALFMVLWISAQDKKILIATSKYFQNPFSSPMEDHSGIMPFNKDNQQQSSEGKKDDESAGKEKPTDKDKQIQLSFLNSVAADFYRLLHLDENLDQKPIDVQVTSDGLRLTLFDRAKHPLFEGDSPEFTEWGRFVMQSIAWTIDRHQFRVTIDGHTKSGLEMKKEDYGLWELSSDRANAARRALVHYAVEEKLIERVTGYADTRPLDGQPPTADANQRITLSLTLTAKNRSAKLAELRGLGTSGRGGEAASTHP
- the motA gene encoding flagellar motor stator protein MotA — encoded protein: MLVLIGAAVVFASTLGGFMIAGGQPMVLLHLSEFVVILGVAAGVLIIASPGHVLKEIIHKVQGTIKGKAPGKEDYFELLKLLYELFMTGRRNGLIALEEHVMDPSKSSIFQRYPSLANHHERLQFLCNGLKPVIDGKIKPDQLESLMSAELAAKKEEAEHPVHILSLVGDSLPGIGIVAAVLGIINTMAAIADGPEVVGERVAAALTGTLLGIFVAYGFVNPLANRIKFNDAADQLALKCIMQAVAGFAKGLAPLTAVEIARRSLDSNVQPGADELEAAVKSLGTGK
- a CDS encoding FliA/WhiG family RNA polymerase sigma factor translates to MKNAAAALARGMDATPTAPATAAWRAYAGTSGAVDEKDLIERFLPLVRNVVDRIKLTLPPHIDADDLYSVGVTGLIAAVRKYDPEQGNTFAGYAAMRIRGAVLDELRRMDWCPRRTRARARKLKEAINELEQKLGRTATEDEICEELGLSHVEYAKWLDESRPVTFIALDQHAEGEESEGASLHELLADEHDTTGRDTLEKQELLQLLTQRMTELPDIQRKILAMYYFENMRLAEIAAVFGLTESRICQIHSQTILGLRAFLGRARNR
- the flhA gene encoding flagellar biosynthesis protein FlhA; the encoded protein is MPVSSNAHIAKLLQRADLLFTAALFGTVLLLVLPIPPFLIDLALALNIGLSLLVLLAIVYVKDPPEFSGFPTMLLVLTLFRLALNISSTRQILAHGYAGEIIEGFGHFVIGGNYVVGAVVFIILVVINFVVITKGAGRIAEVSARFTLDALPGKQMAIDAELNAGIIDEVQATTRRLKVQKEADFYGAMDGASKFVRGDAIAGILITLVNVLGGFAIGVFQMGMSLGESLQKFTLLSIGDGLVSQIPALIISIGAGLLVTRASDNNNLGTQVTSQLFRYPRALGIAAGCMGVFALMPGMPTLPFASLALLAGFMAKTLKVLDADGTAVTSGAPAVAKAGKSGVSGKPGEAAAGASGESVSPAKSEDVRKLIDVDVFAIEIGYGLLQLADAKVGGDLLARVTGVRKALAREKGIVVPPISVRDNLELEANDYRFLLRGKTVARGTLMPGRFMAMNVTGSTVRLRGMPTREPVFNLDAVWIDEGERKTAELNSFTVVDPSSVLITHLSETLKANAHHLLGRQDVQALVDHIKGTHAALIAELLPDLVNMGIIQRVLQNLLRENIAILNLPLILEGIADFAPLSKNPDDLSELVRRRLGLYFVPEFEAKPGSLKALTLDPRLEQVLATKVHRSPTDVGLALDPATGRHLVEELSRRTNELTLKGLPTVLVVSTETRLPLKRFLEPSFPRLTVLAFQELPSSTEIDNAGIVTAPAHLLARNDNLKAAA
- a CDS encoding EscU/YscU/HrcU family type III secretion system export apparatus switch protein; its protein translation is MADTDNDQKTEQPTEKRLTEAAEKGQFARSQELTVVFTLTAALGALAFTVRQSANEVAEYSVMMFTNFRLMQVNTDTFPLLLGNILLTCAKVVLPVLVACAGAAMLAGGFQSGFRLSAKVLTPKLDQLNPVAGLQRLFSKATWVRSGIDVLKLIAIGYALYLGARTLLEDPLFTAPVEAAYLGTFLREASTAFFGRLLLSLGVIAAISYGWEKFKTHRDMMMTRQEVKDEAKNSEGDQHVKGAMRRMARRLLQRQMLESVATADVVVTNPTHFAVALKYERGVDKAPVILAKGENRFAQRIKALAAEHGVPTVENKPVARLLFAMGKVGEAIPPELYQAVAQILAVVYRTHRYYFHQLKTRRLTAGTNAA